A genomic stretch from Spirochaetaceae bacterium includes:
- a CDS encoding carbohydrate ABC transporter permease: MAAPGHRRRSRLLSNAVLILFCLITFIPVWYFLNNAFKEEKYVYQNPLTITPAQFTTDNVVRAFKHIKYARSFLNSFIFVTTSCTLLVFLASLAAYAIAVVGGKLLGAIYVGFVLMITLPFGLAMIPLVSLLRDLELLNTYVGTSLVYTATAIPFAVFLYTGYIRTIPRDFEDAARIDGCGLLRTFASVYLPLLGTVTITLLILRGVAIYNDLLIPLLTISDVFKVPLSLRLYSFATERIIQWELLFAGTFLVSIPVIVAFLFLQRFITSDAIGGAIKG; the protein is encoded by the coding sequence ATGGCGGCGCCGGGGCATCGACGCCGCTCGCGGCTGCTGTCGAACGCGGTGCTGATCCTGTTCTGCCTGATCACGTTCATCCCGGTGTGGTACTTCCTGAACAACGCATTCAAGGAAGAGAAGTACGTCTACCAGAATCCGCTCACCATCACGCCGGCGCAGTTCACCACCGACAACGTGGTGCGGGCGTTCAAGCACATCAAGTACGCCCGCTCGTTTCTGAACAGCTTCATCTTCGTGACCACCTCGTGCACGCTGCTGGTGTTCCTGGCTTCGCTCGCCGCCTACGCCATCGCGGTGGTCGGAGGCAAGCTGCTGGGCGCCATCTACGTCGGCTTCGTGCTGATGATCACCCTGCCGTTCGGCCTGGCGATGATCCCGCTGGTGTCGCTGCTGCGCGACCTGGAGCTGCTGAACACCTACGTGGGAACGTCGCTGGTCTACACCGCCACCGCGATTCCGTTCGCGGTGTTCCTGTACACCGGCTACATCAGGACCATTCCGCGCGACTTCGAGGACGCCGCCCGCATCGACGGCTGCGGCCTGCTGCGCACCTTCGCTTCGGTGTACCTGCCGCTGCTCGGCACCGTCACCATCACGCTGCTGATCCTGCGCGGGGTGGCGATCTACAACGACCTGCTGATCCCGCTGCTGACCATCAGCGACGTGTTCAAGGTGCCGCTTTCGCTGCGGCTGTACTCGTTCGCCACCGAGCGCATCATCCAGTGGGAGCTGCTGTTCGCCGGCACCTTCCTGGTCAGCATTCCGGTCATCGTCGCGTTCCTGTTCCTGCAGCGGTTCATCACCAGCGACGCAATCGGCGGCGCCATCAAGGGCTGA